The Ictidomys tridecemlineatus isolate mIctTri1 chromosome 6, mIctTri1.hap1, whole genome shotgun sequence genome includes a region encoding these proteins:
- the LOC144365051 gene encoding LOW QUALITY PROTEIN: olfactory receptor 6C4-like (The sequence of the model RefSeq protein was modified relative to this genomic sequence to represent the inferred CDS: substituted 1 base at 1 genomic stop codon) encodes MKNRTMLTEFILLGLTSQPELQVVMFVFLFITYMLSVLGNLTIIILTLLNSQLQTPMYFFLRNFSFLEISFTSIFIPRFLTSMTTGNKAISFAGCITQYFFAIFLGATEFYLLASMSYDRYVAICKPLHYLTIMSSRVCTQLVLCSWLGGFLAILLPVVLMSQVDFCASNVLNHYFCDYGPLLELACSDTSLLERMVMLMAVVTLVITLILVTVSYTYIIRTILKIPSAQQRTKAFSTCSSHMIVISLSYGSCMFMYINPSIKERGAFNKGIAVLITSVTPVLNPFIYTLRNQQVKQAFKDTVKKIVKFXEKKRMKNVFPLHRNILRVY; translated from the coding sequence ATGAAAAACAGGACCATGCTGACTGAATTTATTCTACTGGGCCTCACAAGTCAACCTGAACTTCAGGTGGTGATGTTCGTGTTTCTGTTTATCACCTACATGCTCAGTGTCCTAGGAAATCTAACTATCATCATCCTCACCTTACTGAATTCTCAGCTGCAAAcccccatgtatttcttcctccGGAATTTCTCCTTCTTAGAAATTTCCTTCACATCCATTTTTATTCCCAGATTTCTGACCAGCATGACAACAGGAAATAAGGCCATCAGCTTTGCAGGCTGCATCACTCAGTATTTTTTTGCTATATTTCTTGGGGCAACAGAGTTTTACCTCCTGGCTTCCATGTCCTAtgatcgctatgtggccatctgcaaacccCTGCATTACCTGACCATTATGAGCAGCAGAGTCTGCACACAGCTTGTGCTCTGCTCCTGGCTGGGGGGATTCCTCGCTATCTTACTGCCAGTCGTCTTGATGAGTCAGGTAGATTTCTGTGCCTCCAATGTTCTCAATCACTATTTCTGTGACTATGGGCCCCTCCTGGAGCTGGCCTGCTCAGACACAAGCCTCTTAGAAAGGATGGTCATGCTCATGGCTGTGGTGACTCTAGTGATTACTTTGATTCTGGTGACAGTTTCTTACACATACATCATCAGGACCATTCTGAAGATCCCTTCTGCCCAGCAAAGGACAAAGGCCTTTTCCACTTGCTCTTCCCACATGATTGTCATCTCCCTGTCTTATGGCAGCTGCATGTTTATGTACATTAATCCCTCTATAAAAGAAAGAGGTGCTTTCAACAAAGGAATAGCTGTGCTCATTACTTCAGTCACCCCCGTGTTGAATCCCTTTATTTATACTCTAAGAAATCAACAAGTAAAGCAAGCCTTCAAGGACACTGTCAAAAAGATTgtaaagttttaagaaaaaaaaagaatgaaaaatgtatttccacttcatagaaatattttgagAGTCTACTAA